TTTTCCATATCCTTTTTTATTTCGAAAAGAGTTTTCAGTAGCTCACGAAATGCATTCAAATTATCATGCTTGAAATTAAGATTATTTTCCATCATGAGATTGGGAAAGATTGACTCGATATCCAGGCATATCACAGGTTCAAATATTCCTTGATAAAATATCTCTTCGTAATTCTTGATTGAGGTGCTGCCGGTCGATGGTCTGGGAACAGAATGTTTCTGACGTATATATTCTCTCAAAACAATCGATTCGATTTTTGTGGATATATTTGTCCTTGCAACTGTATCGTAATTAAAAGGAACAATTTGTGTCAAGAGAAATAGTTTTGAAGAAAGAAGAGAAGATATTTTAGCAATCTCATTAATATTGTTTTTTGAATTCTCTATTACTGTTTCCGGTTCAGTGTCCCATACCCGGCTTACCTGTATCGGATTCAAATGTGTCCTGATCTCGGGTGACAATCCAAGGGAAGACGAGATCGATTTTATGGATAAATCCGCCGGGGAAATTCGCCGGTCGGCATGCAACTGTACAAGATGCAAAATATCGATAACATGTCTACCATGAATTTCTATGGAAAAATATTCAGTAAACCTATCATGGGATGAAAATTTATTTTCAAGAAACCTGGGGACAGAACCGTCGCGCCCGATAGCGAATTCGATATCATGTAATTCACACCGCGATGAAATATACGGTAAGACATAGTTATAAAGGTCGTATCCCTCAATAACATCGGGATCAATCTCGTTGATAATTTTGGTGAATTCAATCAGGATATCTTTTTCAGATTTACGGCGGCATGTTAATATTTTCTCGAAACCGAAATTGCTTTTGAGAGTAATTACAAGAATCCGATCTTCGGGGCGCATCGGATTCCATGTTTTATTTCCGCTTTTAATATTAATCTGGATATCGATTTGAAGCCGGTGCAAATCAGAAAAAAGCATCCCTTTAAAAAGTGTTCTACCCGTTTGCTTTAAAAATTGAGCAACTGGGTCGGTACGTAGATGTATCACCGGAAGTTCGTGGTAATTACTTATCTTTGATGGAGCGTTCTCGTTATACTTACTCAAAACGTAGTGAACTCCATTCCACATTTCCGACCAACATGAAAAAGCGGCAAGATAACGAAAATAATTATCGCCGCTTAATTCTTTTATCCAATGCTTATGCGGAAAGTTTTTTAAATAGACAGAATTTGAAATAAAGAAGAAAGGATAAAAATTAGCATCTTCCGAAACGATTTTATCGTCAATACGTTTATAAAGCCGCATTGAGCGATCGCTTGAAGGATGAACTGCAACGATTTTTTCTTCAGGGTTAGAACCGTAAAGAAGTTCGTTCATTGTATTCCGAAATCACGATTTTCTCGCACGCTCGAGGAACGGTTCGATGATGTCCATCGGTAATGGGAAAATTATTGTGGAATTTTTATCGGCACCGATTTCTGTGAGCGTTTGCAAATATCGTAATTGTAATGCGATTGGTGTCTCGCTGATAATTCTTGCCGCATCCGAAAGTTTTTGACTTGCTTGGAATTCACCTTCGGCATGAACAACTTTCGCTCTCCGCTCACGCTCGGCTTCTGCCTGCTTCGCCATTGCCCGCTGCATTTCAATTGGAAGATCGATCTGTTTCACTTCGACGTTCGATACTTTGATACCCCATGGTTCGGTGTGTTCATCTATAATCTGTTGTAACATGCGATTGATTTTATCTCGTTGTGCCAGAAGTTCATCGAGCTCCGATTGTCCCAGAATACTCCGGAGAGTAGTTTGCGAGAGTTGAGATGTGGCAAACAGGAAGTTTTCCACTTCGACTATGGCTTTCTCCGGTTGTACCACGCGGAAATATAAAACCGCATTGACTTTTATGGAAACGTTATCTTTGGTGATGATGTCTTGTGGTGGGACATCCAATACAACTGTTCTCAAGCTTACTTTCACCATCCGATCGATAATAGGTATCAGGAATATGATTCCGGGACCCTTTGCACCCATTAATCTGCCTAATCTGAAAATTACACCGCGTTCATATTCTCTCAACACGCGAATGGCATTCGATAAAATTATAACACCGAATAAGACTATTACGACAAGAAATACTGATACAGTTTCCATGGTACTCTCCGTTAAAATGATCTAATCAATTTTTCTTACTTTTAATTTTAAATTTTCTATTTCTTCAACTCGAACTTTGGACCCTTGATTTATGAATTCCGCACGGCTTATTGCTTTCCAGATTTCGCCATGAACTTTTACTAATCCTTCAGGTTGTAAATCACTAAATACTTCACCGACTTCGCCTATGAGTCCTTCCATGCCGGTTGTGGTTTTTCGTTTTTGTGCTTTTATCCCCATACCGATCGCGAATACGAAGAATGCAACAGTAAGGAGAATTGTTATCAATATTATTTCCCAAGATACAAATATGACTTCTATAAACGAACTTGTTTGAAATAACATTATCGATCCTAATGATAAAGATACAATTCCGCCGATGGTCAGTAATCCGTGGCTAACGACCTTAATTTCTAAAAGAAAGAGAACAATTGCAAATAAGATTAATGCGAGCCCTGCATAGTTTATCGGCAGGGTGTGCATTGAGTAAAAAGCCAACACAATGCAAATAAAACCTACTATACCGGGTAAAATTGATCCGGGATTATAAAGTTCGAATAGCAATCCATAAAAACCGAGCATCATCAGAATGTATGCAATATTCGGATCTGAGAGTATATCTAATATTTTTTGTTGAAATGATTTATCGAAATTTGTTATGACCGCATCTTTTGTTTCTAAAGTTTTTACACCGCTTGCCGTTTCAATAGTTTTGTGATCGATTAATTTTAATAATTCCTGAATGCTCACCGCAATCGTATCTATTACACCTAAATTTATTGCTTCTTTTTCAGTGATTGAAATACTTTTACGAACTGCATCTTCAGCCCACTTAATGTTCCGATGACGTTTTTCACTTATAGTTCTGATAAAAGCAGCGGCATCATTCGTTGCTTTTTCAATCATCACTGAATCTTTTTGCTCACCTAGAGTTACCGGATGCGCGGCGCCGATGTTCGTACCGGGTGCCATGACCGCGATATTAGCGGCGAGAGTTACAAAAACACCAGCCGAGGCGGCTTGTGATCCTGCCGGAGATACATAGACAATTATCGGAATACGTGAAGATAAAATATCTGACACTATGATACGTGTAGATTTAAGAAGCCCTCCGGGTGTATTCAAATTGATTATTAAACATTCTGCGTTGTTTTCAGTCGCATGAGTGATCGCATCATGAATATAATCAGCTGACGCCGGATTGATCGCACCATCAATCGTGATAGCGTGGACAATGGATTGTTGAGAATAAGTGAAGTTACTAAGGAGTGCATATAATAGAAATATTATTTGTAATTTTTTCATATAAGTTGAAAAATTACTCGGGTTAATGCATCTTGAGATTTTCTCTCTGCATATATAACTATAATTCTTGCGGAAAGGGTGGGATTCTCCGCCAGAGGCGGATCAGCCTTCGGCTGAGAACCCATGTTCCGCTTTTGATAATACTCCATCAAGGAATTTTCTTCCTCGTCCAGATTTCAAAAAGATTTCTCTCTTCCTGGCTGAATATTTATCTTCGTATGTCTCATGATAAATAATTATCCAGGGAATACCTGATTTAGTGAAATCTGTTTTACCAGCATTATGTTCTTTGAAACGCTTATTAAGGTCTTCTGTGAAACCGATATATCGTTTTTTAAGCTTATCGCTCCATAAAACATAAACATGATACATGCGGAAAGGGTGGGATTCGAACCCACGGACCGCTTTTGACGGTCACACACTTTCCAGGCGTGCCAATTCAACCACTCTTGCACCTTTCCGTTCTGGGTTCAATATAAGTGAAATCCACGAAAAAGCCAAAAGTTTTATCGAGTCATTTCAATCCTATTTAGATTAAATGTATCGAGTTTTGAGTTTTTCGAAAAAATAATATATATTAAGCTTCATTAAACGACCATCTACCGATTACTCTTATAATGAGATTACTAAAAAATTACCGCAATAGTTTTGTTCCTATCCTCCTGATAATTTCTTTTTTTTCTGCTTATTCCCAAGAGGAAACGATCCTAAATAAACCATCAGTCGACGTTGAAAGAAAGTTTACAAGCGTTGGTAACATTGGATTAACAATAACTAATTTTGGGACGTTAGGAACCAGAAACAGTTTTTGGCCCACACAACCTTCTTGTGAGTATCCGCGTGGGTCACGAATAGAACATATCTATCAAGGTGGGATTTGGATTGGTGCTCAGATGAAAACATTCGATCCGCTCGATTCAAGGAATGGTCAGATTTTAGTATCTACCGCCGCAAGCGACCGGACAACACGGTCATCACTACAACATCTAATTGACGGGTATGAATACAATTCCACGATCACCGATTCGATAACCGAGCTTTCTACTTTAACTGATGATCGCCCAATTTCCGCGCAATTTTCCGCTGGGGCAGTCAGTCATCAGGATTTCGTTTCAGATTACACCGACAAGTTCACGCGTGTTCCGACTACCGGAGATACCATCACCAATCATATCCCGTTGGGGTTGAAGGTGCACCACGAAAGTTATTCATGGAATTTTCCGTTTGCCGACTTTTTTGTAATCCTTCGCTATGTCATTTCTAATGCGAGTGTGGCAGATACATTAGATTCTGTATATGTTGGTATATGGGTGAATGCACCTGTGCGGAATACTAATTTAGTGAGGCCCGGAACGCCAGGGTATTTTCTATATACCGCACACGGATTTGATCCTGCAAACCGTATGGCTTATTCATTCGATTTCAGCGGCACTCCCGGCGGACCACCTGCCGATAGTTATCTAGGGATGAAACTTCTCGGTACAACTCCATTTCCATTCGGAATAGATTCACTAGGACAGTTACAGAATCAAACATTTTACAATGCATGGGAATACCGTTTAGAAAGCACAGATCCAACTTATAACTCTCCTCAATATGATTATTCAGATGTTCCTTCGTTAAGCAGATATACTCGTTTAAAAACGATGATGGATACATCTGCGTTGAGCGGATTAAGAACAAGAATTCCGGCAAAGTATGGATACAATTATCTTATTTCTACCGGTCCTTTCAACCGTCTTAATCCCGGCGATTCTGTTGAGGTTGTGTTCGCCGTTGTTTGTGCGAAAAAATTCGGGACGGCAGCAGCAAGTAACGATTTGCCGATTCAAAGAAAAAATTTGTACACCAACGCAAGTTGGGCACAAAAAGCATATAACGGTGAAGATACCAATGGTAATAATATTTTAGATGAAGATGAAGATATCGCAACACGCGATTCACTTGGTCTTCGTTACGAGCCGGATAATAAAATCACACGTTATTTACTTCCGGCGCCGCCGCGACGACCCAGAGTACACGCAGAGGTTGACGATCAGAACGTAGTTTTATACTGGGATAAATCGTCAGAAAGTTCAATAGACCCGGTAACCGGAGAAAAAGATTTTGAAGGATATAGAATTTACAGATCGAATACAGGATCGGATTTCCTGAATCACGAAGATTTTTTATTAAATTTATCGACAGTGGGTGAATTCGATATTAAAGACAGCATCGGTTATGATACCGGTTTAAATAGGATTGCCCTCGATACTCCAATAACGTTTCCGGGTGATTCGGTAAAATATTATTACAGATTTCCACCTGCGGGTGCTGAAATAAAACATTTAAACGGATGGCAATATCTCTATGGAATTTCGGCGTTCGACCGAGGCGACACAGTTAACAATGTTCCAAGTTTAGAAAGCTCCAAATCGTGGAACAGGATTATTCCGGGCACAAAACCGACTTCAGATAAATCAATAAATATCGGTGTGTATCCAAATCCGTATTATGTTAATGCTTATTGGGATGCAACGCGCGAACGGTTACGTAAAATCTATTTCTACAATCTTCCGGCCCGATGTGAAATTCGTATCTATACACTCGCCGGAGATGTGGTTACTATTCTCGAACATGACGCAAGAACTTATCGGGGTGACGGAATTGAATGGTTCAATCAATTTGGCGATCCGAATAACAAAGCGAACTTTGCGGGTGGCGAACATGCGTGGGATTTAATCACTCGCTATGATCAAGCTGTTGCAACCGGTCTTTATCTCTTTACGGTAGAAGATAAAGAGTCAGGCGATGTTAAACGCGGTAAATTTATGATTATTAAATAAATATGTATATGAAACCGATTCTTGTTACAATTCC
The genomic region above belongs to Ignavibacteriales bacterium and contains:
- a CDS encoding slipin family protein, with the protein product METVSVFLVVIVLFGVIILSNAIRVLREYERGVIFRLGRLMGAKGPGIIFLIPIIDRMVKVSLRTVVLDVPPQDIITKDNVSIKVNAVLYFRVVQPEKAIVEVENFLFATSQLSQTTLRSILGQSELDELLAQRDKINRMLQQIIDEHTEPWGIKVSNVEVKQIDLPIEMQRAMAKQAEAERERRAKVVHAEGEFQASQKLSDAARIISETPIALQLRYLQTLTEIGADKNSTIIFPLPMDIIEPFLERARKS
- a CDS encoding nodulation protein NfeD, giving the protein MKKLQIIFLLYALLSNFTYSQQSIVHAITIDGAINPASADYIHDAITHATENNAECLIINLNTPGGLLKSTRIIVSDILSSRIPIIVYVSPAGSQAASAGVFVTLAANIAVMAPGTNIGAAHPVTLGEQKDSVMIEKATNDAAAFIRTISEKRHRNIKWAEDAVRKSISITEKEAINLGVIDTIAVSIQELLKLIDHKTIETASGVKTLETKDAVITNFDKSFQQKILDILSDPNIAYILMMLGFYGLLFELYNPGSILPGIVGFICIVLAFYSMHTLPINYAGLALILFAIVLFLLEIKVVSHGLLTIGGIVSLSLGSIMLFQTSSFIEVIFVSWEIILITILLTVAFFVFAIGMGIKAQKRKTTTGMEGLIGEVGEVFSDLQPEGLVKVHGEIWKAISRAEFINQGSKVRVEEIENLKLKVRKID
- a CDS encoding GIY-YIG nuclease family protein; translated protein: MYHVYVLWSDKLKKRYIGFTEDLNKRFKEHNAGKTDFTKSGIPWIIIYHETYEDKYSARKREIFLKSGRGRKFLDGVLSKAEHGFSAEG